The segment ccgctgccctgaATGAGCTCCGCGGGGCTCCGAGGCAGGCAGCCCGTGGGGTAGAATAAATgaaacatctttccaaaagtcaacgagtaatcgtgttaagaTTTCAGTATTGACCTAAATCATTTTGATTATGAGCAGCCGTAAAAGATAAGGACGTGCACTTTTTGTAATTTCTTATTATCTggtgttgtctctctctctctctctctacctggcAGCGGAGTATTCCCAGCTGGCTTGTTCTATCTTGCCTCTCAGGATGCCGATATCATTGGACACCATGTCATCGAGGGCCTGGAGCTCCTTCTGGATCCTCTTCAGCTTCACAGCCTCCGCCTGAGTCTGTTTGGACCTGTAGACGATAACAAActtaggggaaaaaaatcgatacacctaagtatcgcgatatttttttcacttttttagtttatgtgcaaaaatattcatttaagacagtggttcatgtttatgttgtgtttaaaccccctacagctagatggctatgctgagacgccccactagtgtccttgcctaacagtgcctagaagtgcctagcagtgcctgactttttgctagaagctaacaacgtagctatggctgaactttggcacACTTTAGCATATacacattagctcactaagaacctgtgaaccacaatcccaaactgggagtttgattttctgtgtactgaattgtttacctaaagtaaacttcttggacttttatgcacatcatgtcttttttttttttttatatatattagttttcctaaacaaactaaaaaaaaaaaaaaaaaaaaaaaaggaacatttcATCTTTTGGTgctaaccctcctgttgtcctcgggtcaattttgacacattttacaaagtttctacatcagaaatttgggtttctttcaaccaactttaaaaaacataaacataacctggatagttccctacaacgctcttcacaggtgaaaacaaaaaataatcagttcactactttcattgcaTGTGAGGATTCaatgtgttagcatttgaagaaagaaaatgattaaaaacaaaacgttgaaaaaagtgacaaaaatttcaGAGAAGAGCTTCAAAAACGAgaggaacaaaataaaaaaaaaaaagtctaaatagtgcagaaaaaaagttgacaaaaacatcggaaaaagtaaaaaaataaatcaataataattggattaaaagtgacaaaaatgtccaaatttggaccctgaaaaacaaaacgttgCCTAGACTCgactggaagacaacacaagggttaacaaaaaaaaaaattaaaagaatgtTGACAAAATAGCTTCAAAAATTGCaaataaacgacaaaaacgttggggaaaaaaaaaacgacaaacacatcgtaaaaaagtgacaaaaactttgggaaaagtgtcgaaaaagaagaccaaaatgttgaagaaaaagttttaaattttgacagagaaaaactaaaagttgcaggAAGACAAGACGAGGGTTAACTAAGCTCGatggctcgatggtgttttttgcccccagcGTCTCCCTCCAGGCAGCGCCTAACCCTAATCTTAACCCCATACCTTAACCAGTGCCTGGAAGgcgcagttgggggcaaaaaacacagataaacgttAACTAAACGTGATAACGCGTTGCTCCCTTCAGTACCAACACTTACTTCTCGGCGATGGTTTTTGTCAGCAGAGCTTTATTGCGTTTATTCTTCTCTTCCATTGTCTTCTGCTCTTGCTGCAGCTGCTCCAGACGCGTCTGTTCCCGTCTGTGATCAAACACCGAGAGAATTTAAGGGCAGAAATAAAAGGCAAatcaaaaaacatttcaaatttgcTTCTGTAACAATCTCTTTCAGACTAGtggaaagaaaaatgtattttttcttcCTCTGATTACTGAGTGGCTACtgaaaaatgtgatttatttttgctgttttttttaaatctatgtTTAATTTTGCTTGGTGTCTCATGTGTCGTATTTCCTACAAACTCTTGTCTGACATGTTCAGGTACATGAACAAATGTCAGTTTAAGTTTTTGTAGTAAATTTAAATTTAGTTACAGGCAAAACAATTTGCAGATTGTGAAAAATGCGGCAGGATATTTTTATGCGTTTGTTTATGcaaaaaatgctttaaaaaagtAGTGCCCATGTTGTGTAACTAAATCACTTTTAAGCCACTTTTGGATTTTTGGTTCACCTTACGGCCTATTGTCAAATATAGAAAAACTAAAACCCACAACATGAAATTAGTTTTGGATCCAATGCCAAGCCAACATAAATTtgggggtcagccctatgttcctgcatttctaagatttttcttaaaattaggccctatgttcccacagcccaatggtcccacagcccaatggtcccacagcccaatggtcccacagccctatgttcccacagccccatggtcccacagccctatggtcccacatttctaagatttttcttaaaattaggccctatgttagggctccgttccatctgtagtccattgctactggataataggttgagtgtaattggctaccaaattgggagaatgggggataaaatctgatacaaatttatgaaaaaggaaatgtgggaacatagggcctaatttagatttttcttcagaaatgtgggaacataggcacgctccccaAAAATATGTACTATAAAAGACAGTTTGATTAATATATTATGCATAAAAACATACTAACAGTGCCACCTCTTGTATCTCCAGCTCTTTGACCGCCGGGGTTTCCTTCTCTGGAGCCGGCTTCATCTCGACAGCGTTCTGCTGCACCTCCTGTTTGACCGCAGGAGCCGAGGGCTTCTGCTCCTCCTCCGGCGGTGGCGGTTTGGGGAGTTGTTGCTCCGGTGGCGGTTTGGGGAGTTGTTGCTCCGGTGGCGGTTTGGTGAGTTGCTGCTCCGGCGGGAGGCAGAGAGATGCGGCTCCAGCGCTCTTCTGAGCGGCTAACTGAAGAGCCTTCTCCCGTTGGATCTGCTGCCGACTCCGGTTGGCTGGAAGCGGCTTCCGTCCGCGGGCTGCCGCTGCGGAGTCTGTACACACGTTTGTACGTAAAACGATTCAGACCAAATGTAAGtgtccttgcactattggacttattcCCTAGGGATGcacaattcagaaaatgtcacgattcaatatcgatttttaggctcaagagtcaattcaaaattgattcttgactaaaacaattttttacacagtatgtaaatgtagttactttccctgtgtgattgcagtagacgtacaataaaaataaaattaatatattaaaaaatatgaatcgattttgaatcggcaGAACTTGAATCGCGATTCAAATGTGAatagatttttttgcacacccctaatatttgcactaccaccatgacacacactctcatagagcaccttgcCATAGAGCACCCTATCTGCAAGCGTctacatcccttagtacattcatgtggatatTGTTAGTTTATTATGTATCTTTTCTTGTCCATATGATGCATGtggattttttgttgttgttatttgatcatcctgtttatgaagtatgtgtatgttgtgtgtgatgtctttaagctactgtgaccatgaatttccccttggggatcaataaagtattctctctctctctctctctctctcaaaatgAGGCTGAAGTCGGATGCTAACTTGTTCGGCTAACATTAGGGTTGTTGCTaaaagggatacagctacgacCGGAAGTTACGCAAAATTACCCTCGATTTCGCCAAATCTTTCACCTAGGCTAATATAAGaatatagttttttattttttaatacgtTCCTCCAGGAAACGGCATCTTTCCTCGGTGACTGTTTCCATCCAAACCACACCCTTGTTCCTAAGCTGAACAGTCAGcgccgtagctgtatcccttctagcctcAACAGTCAGAAATGTTACCTTTCTGCTGCATCTTCCGTAACTCCTCCTCAGAAAAACCGGCCCAACCGCTCATTGTTCAGCTTCACACATAAAATACTCCAAACAACGCAACCAGAATAACGCATATATGAAATAGTCTGCTTAGAGACTAATTATAATCATTCTAAACTTCGAAATATACAGACAAACTTAAGAAGCTTTAAACGTTTCCGCCATCTTTGTTATTGATGCCACGTCAAGGACCCCAAAAAAAGACCCGCGAAGGTGAAGTTGCTGATATCGCCTGATTAAAAAAGCACACTCGAACGTGAAATCTAAATAACCGAGTacataatttaaatatataatcaACAGATATATCTTTTTGGATGTACAAAAtgcatttatattatatttatgcaTCTTTGCACATTATTGTGACTTTGTAGGTAACCATGCAGAAGGCATGTTTATGGGGTGCTACTTACTAGCTCCGTTAAAAGTGTCCTTGAATAAAATCCTTTAGTATTCCTGTGGCTTTGGTC is part of the Perca flavescens isolate YP-PL-M2 chromosome 9, PFLA_1.0, whole genome shotgun sequence genome and harbors:
- the gorab gene encoding RAB6-interacting golgin, which codes for MSGWAGFSEEELRKMQQKDSAAAARGRKPLPANRSRQQIQREKALQLAAQKSAGAASLCLPPEQQLTKPPPEQQLPKPPPEQQLPKPPPPEEEQKPSAPAVKQEVQQNAVEMKPAPEKETPAVKELEIQEVALREQTRLEQLQQEQKTMEEKNKRNKALLTKTIAEKSKQTQAEAVKLKRIQKELQALDDMVSNDIGILRGKIEQASWEYSAARKRYEKAEAEYVTSKLDLHKKTEVKEQLTEHLCAIIQQNELRKAHKLEELMQQLQLHGNDAERAGCTETQRNGPAESKEGTERSTKDCGATEEETAKDEKGRGGVLQEPHPVTEPPKTEQNCKTLENCVQSEIAAS